Below is a genomic region from candidate division KSB1 bacterium.
CGCTCGGGCAAAATTGCGAACGCTGTCACACGTTTCAATCCTGGCAAGATATTTCAAAAGTGACCGTCATTCATCAGGCAACGCGTTTCCCGTTGCAGGGCCGGCATCAACACGTGGGCTGCAACAATTGCCACGCTTCGCAGGGTGAGCGCAGATTCATTAATATGCCGTTGCAGTGCGGGGTTTGCCACCGCCAGGATTACGAGGCCACGACCAATCCGAATCACCAGCTCGCCGGTTTTTCGCGGCGCTGCGAAATATGCCATAGCAGTGCGATCACGGGATGGCAGATTTCCAGCACGGGCGATCTCAGCGGTTTCGATCACAGCCGCACGCGCTTCCCGTTGCTCGGCGCGCACGCCGCGGCCACCTGCAACCAATGCCACGCCAACAATCGCTTTGCCGGCACGCCGACGGATTGTTTTTCATGCCATCAAAATGATTTTCAGCGCACGACGAATCCGAATCACGCTGCAGCGAATTTTTCTCACACCTGCACAAGCTGCCACACGACAAGCGTCTGGAAGCCTTCGACGTTCAATCACAACACCACGGCTTTTCCATTGCAAGGCGCGCACGTTGCGGTGGCGTGCAGCCAGTGCCACGTCAACAATCGCTTCGCTGGCACGCCGAAAGATTGTTTCTCCTGCCATCAAGCGGATTTTCAGAAGCCGGCCAACCCGAACCACGTTGCCAGCAACTTTCCCCGCGATTGCCTGACGTGCCACACGATTAACGCCTGGCGGCCGGCAAACTTCGATCACAACCGCACGCAGTTTCCACTCACCGGCGCGCATCTCGCGGTTGCGTGTGATCATTGTCACGTGAACAATCGTTTTACCGGCACGCCGACGGACTGCTTCTCCTGCCATCAGAGTGATTTTCAGAGCACGACAAATCCGAATCATGTCGCGGCGAATTTTTCGCAAACCTGCACGAGCTGCCACACCACCAGCGCCTGGAAGCCCGCGACGTTCGATCACAACAAAACGCGCTTTCCGCTGCTCGGCGCGCATACGGCGGCGGCTTGCGCCCAGTGCCACGTGAACAATCGCTTTGCCGGCACGCCGAGGGATTGCTTCTCCTGCCATCAAGCGGATTTCCAGCGGCCGGCGAATCCCAATCATGTGACGTTGAATTTTTCGCATGATTGCACTTCCTGTCACACGGTGAATGCGTGGACGCCGGCGACCTTCGATCACGACGGCCAATATTTCCGCATTTATTCCGGCAAGCATCGCGGCAAGTGGCAGACGTGCGCGACGTGCCACGTGAATGCGACGAACTACAAAGTCTTCGAATGCATTTTGTGCCACGAGCACAATCAGACGAAGATGGATGACAAGCACCGGAACAAGCAAGGCTACCAATACAACAGCCAGGCGTGCTACAAATGTCATCCACGCGTTTAGCATGGCGCGAAATCTATGCGGAGAAAATAAGTGATGAAAATAGGCTGGCAAAAAAATTCGATTTTATTGCTATCGTGGCTGCTGATCACATTTCCGGCTCATGGTCAACATGAAGAGAAGGAGGCGCGACTGGAATTCCGCGTGCGCTATGTCACAGCGGATGCCGTCTATTTCAACGGTGGCAGGAGGTTGGGCGTGCGGCCTGGCGACAAAGTCTGGGTGATGCGCAACGGCCAGAAGTTGGTGCAATTGGAAGTCAAATATGTCTCGGCGCATAATGCCAGTTGTTTGCTCGACCCGGAAAAAAGGCAACGCGACACGGCATCGACGGTGAGGGTGGATGATCTTGTTTTGTGGACGATTCCACTGCCGGAATACATGAAACGCACGCGTCCACCGGAAACACCGACGCCAAATGCCGCACGCATTTTTTCACCGAATAAAACGCGAAGCAATTCTCCCAAGCCGAAAGGGTTCGTTCCCAAACGGCGTTCCCCCAACAACGAGCTCAACGGCCAAATCAGTGTGCAAGCGTTTGGGCAACGGGATCGCAGCGCGCCGCGTTTTGATTTCTTCGAGTCTTCGGCCTACTTACGTTTGAGCCTCGAGCGTTTGGCCGGCTTGCCTTTGCGTTTCAACGTCCGGGCACGCTCCTCACTGAATCGCCAGCAATTTGGCGCCAATAGCGTTCGTCCGCGGCCGGCGTATCGAGTGTACGAGATCACTTTGGAATACACCACCCCGAGCGCGCCGATGGAATTTGCCCTGGGCCGCATGTTGAGAAACGAATGGCGCGGCGCCGGTTATCTCGACGGCGTGGCGTTCGGTTATCGCTTCAATGAAACGTGGAAAGCCGGTGTATTTGCCGGTATGCCGCCCGATCTTTATCAGTATGGTTTTCGTACTGATGAAAAAAAACTGGGCGGCTTTCTGCAAATGAAGAGAGCGCTAAGCCAAAGCGCCGAGATCATCTTCGCGGCCACCGGTGTTGGGCAATACCTGCGCCGGCAAATCAGCCGCGAGTATTTCGCCGCGGAAATCGATCTCAATTGGATGCGGCAATTTTATCTCACGCAATATCTCGAAATCGATTACAATCGCAACTGGCGAAAAACGGCGCAGAACAACGCCATCGACTTGAACAATGCTTATTTCAACGCGAGTTATTATCCGCAGTCCTGGATTTCTTTCGGCGTTTCTTATGATGCGCGCCGCCTCATTCGCACGTGGGAAACACGCTCGATTGCCGACAGCCTTTTTGATCAAGCCTTGCGGCAAGGCTGGCGCGCCAGCATCAATCTGCAGCCAACGGCGCTGTTACGCTTGACTTTCGATGGCGGTTTGCAGCAACACAAAGGTACGCCGCATGTGTATTCTGCCGGCGTCTCGGCAAGCGGATGGAATCTGCTGCGCAGCGGCCTGGGACTTAGCGCCCGCTTTTCATATTTTGGCAATTCTTTTTTCAGCGGCTACTATCCCGCCCTCGAGGTATCGCGCAGTTTCCTGGGGGTGTTTTATGTTACTATCGGTGGCGGCGCTTATCTTTATCAGATGGGCAATGACGGGCAATCGCAGTCCAACCCGTGGGAACGCTTGCGGCTGGACGTCAATCTCACTCGGAGCTTTTTTCTCAGCAGCACTGTTGAAAATTTTCACGGCGATACGATGAAATTCGTTCGCGGCTTTGTGGATTTGGGGTTGCGGTTTTAACCGGCAGGAATGCGGCAACAAATAGGGACTTCCGCCATCAAAATGTTGAACCAATTTTGCGATAAAACGTCTTGTAAACAAATGCAATCCATCAAGCCCCAGTTTGCTTTGCACCGGTCTTTAGGCAAAAGGAGCTTTGGCATGAAACGAAGCCTCAAGCTAATTTTCATCGTCGTCATATTTTTCAATTTTTCGCTTGCCGCCCAAACCGAAAACTGGCCGCGCTGGCGCGGTCCGCATAACGACGGCACCAGCATGGAAACCGGCATCGCGTCCAAATGGAACAAAACCGAGCATGTCAAATGGCGTTTGGAATTGCCCGGGGCGGCGCCCTCGACGCCGATCATTTGGCAGGATAAAATTTTCCTCACTTCCGCCGAAGGTTCGGATCTGGTTTTGTTGAGCGTCAACACCGCCGGAAAGATTTTGTGGAAAAAAACGCTCGGCAGCGGCAATTACCAAATTCGCCGCGACGAGAGCAACGCCGCCTCGCCCTCACCCTCGACCGACGGAAAAAACGTTTGGGTGAAATTAGGCACCGGCCTCTTGGCGTGTTATGATTTCGAGGGAAAGGAAATCTGGCGCTTCAATCTCCAGGAACGTTATAAGCCGTTCAGCATGTATCATGGCATGTCGTCTTCGCCGCTGCTGGATGGCGACCGGCTTTATTTGCAACTTCTGCATTCCAACGAGCAGATCGTGTTGGCGCTCGATAAAAAGACCGGCCGCGAAATTTGGCGGCACGCCCGCCAAACCGACGCGCGCGAGGAGAGCATGCATTCCTACGCTTCGCCGTTTCTTTATCGCTCCGATAAGCAGGAGTTTCTCATCGTCCACGGCGCCGATTACGTTACGGCTCACGATCTCAAAGACGGCCGTGAGATTTGGCGCTGCGGCGGCTTGAACCCTCCGAACAATTATAATCCGTTTTTCAGATTTGTCGCCTCGCCGACGGCAAGTTCCGGACTCATCGTCGTGCCTTCCGCGAAAAACGGCCCGGTGCTCGGCATCAATCCCAGCGGCGCAAAAGGCGACATCACCAACATGCCGGCCAATTTTCATTGGAAGCTCACGCAAAACACGCCCGATGTGCCTTCACCGCTGATTCACGATGGCTTGGTCTATCTTTGCCGTGAAAACGGGGTGCTGATCTGTCTTGATGCCAAAACCGGCGAACAGTATTACATGGAACGCACGCACAACCAGCGCCATCGCGCCTCGCCGGTTTACGCCGATGGAAAAATTTATCTCACCGCCGCCGACGGAGTGGTGACGGTCGTCAAAGCGGGAAAAAAATTTGAAATGATTGCCCAAAACAACATTGAAGAGCGCCTCTCGGCCTCGCCGGCAATTTCAAATGGGACGATTTATTTGCGGAGTTTTGATGCGCTTTATGCGATTGGGGGGAAATAGCATTCTATCCAATTTTAAAGAGATTGCTTCGCTGAGAAACGCTCGATGACGTTGCAAAATAACTCGAAACGAGTATAAATCCCGCTCTGCCACGGGCGCGATTCGAACTTTAATGTTTATGCGTTCTTGCGAACTCACCGAAAAACTCATCAATATCCCGGCCTTTTCCCTCCGCAATCTCCTTTTCCGCTTGTTTAAGCAGGCGCGCCAGCCGGCTGGGTGCTAAATTTTTCAAACCGAATTTTGCCATTTCAGATGCCCGGCTTTGATGGCTTCGAGATAGACGTCGATATGTTGGGCTTGTGAGCCATGCGCGAGCACGGCTTTGGCCATGGCAATACCAACTGTCCCGGCACGGAGCGGCTGGTAAGTCGCGAAGAAAGTTTGCATGGCTTCGATCTCGCGCGGATGAAAGGCCTCGGCCTTTTTGCCCAAAGCCGAGGCGATGGCGTGAATAAACTGCGGCAGCGTCAAGGTTTGCTCGTCGGCGCGCGCCGTCACGCCGACAAGTTGTTGCGCGTGTTCTTGCTTTTGCGCGTGATGCTGCGTCGCCAGTTGCTGAAGCGGCTTGATCCCGGTCGGTGTGGCTGGCGGGGTTGAAGTCGTCCTGGCTTTGGCGGCAAAATTCCAGCGTGAGATTTTCGCGGGCCGCGCCTTTTGAAAAAAGCGGCCCTGATAATAGATATGCACGCAAGAGAGGCCGAAGGGATTATAGCGCACTTCGACTTTGCGGTTGTGGAGAGGCGGATCGAGTTGGCAGGAAATTTTGCGAATGCCGAGGCTGGCGCAGACCGCCTCGAGGCGGCGCGCCGAATAGACCTTGCCGTTGTCGACATGGAAGCTTTCCGGCACACCGCGTTTGAGCATCGCGATCTTGAAGGTGTTTTCGAGCGTCGGGAATTTTTCATCCCAATAAAACTCGGCGTGCGGCACCAATCGCGAGAAGTCGTCGATGAACGCGGCCAGGCAAGTGCGCTTGTTTCTTTCCGGCGCTTTCGGATCTGGCAGTTAAGGGCCGTAAAGAATGTCCGACTGCCAAATCTGATGGGGAGGTTCGGCTTTTTAACAGGGCGAAGTGTGTTCTTGTGGGGCGGTGGCAAAAAATTACGGCGGCGGTTTATCGAGCGGCGAGAGCAGGGCGACGCTGCGTTTCTGCCAGCCAAAATATGAGAAACGACACCGGCGCGAGCTCGGGCGTGGTGGCCGGCAACTCATCCGAAACCGCGAGCAGTTGTCGGGAGAGCCGGAAACCGCACCGGGACAAGACCAGAGGGTTTGAGCATGGCTGGTGGTGGTGCCGCGCTGGATGCAGACAATTCGGGCGCGGCGTGGAGAATGAAGTTTTGCAGTGGCGTCAAGTGCATGGAGGGTGCCAGAATCACCAGTTCCTGCTTCAGGAGCGGCAGCAAGAGGGGCAGGCGTGAGCGCAAGCGCTTGAGCCAGCGATAAACCGTCTTGGAGTCGCGGGGGCCATTGGCCAAGTCACGCTGCCACACTTGGATAGCGGAAAGGTTATTCATCACCGCCTGCTCCATGTAAGTGGTCAGAGTGTGACAGGAATAATATACGCGCCCCGATGGATGATAAAAGCGTTTGAATGTCTTGGAGACCAATATGCGAAAAATTTGGTGGGAAAACAAAGCGAGAATTTCGGAAAAGCTTTTGGTTAAATAATGTTGGAGATTACACCCCCCGGCGGAATCGTCACTTGAAAAGGAAGAGTTCCGACCGATAATACAGATACAAAAATCCGGCGGCAAGGGCGCCAAGAAGATGTCATACCGCATGGCCTTGCAGCCAACTGTGCGGATTACAGAGAATTTTCGTGAGGTCAAGAACCCAGATGATGAAAGCCGCGACCAGCGTCCACCAGGCGGCATGCAGGAAGAAACCGTTTATTTCGCGCTGCTTTTGCGCGCGCACGCGATATTCTGGCCACAAAGAAAAAAGCACCAGCATGGCAAAAAGGTAGCGCCGCAGGGCGGGCCATTCCAACAAAACAAAGGCAAGAATCAAATTGAGGGAAAGATAAAGCAGCACGAACCGGCGCGCGCTGAGGGCGGACAGGCGAGAGAAATTGTACAAGAGGATGAAAACTGCGGCGAGATACATCCCCATCACATCAAAAAACTGCCCGACGAAAGTCAACGAGGCGTGATAAAACGCGCTGCCTAAACCGATCACAATGAGGTTCATGCCGAAGAGAAGCGGATAGGCGCGTTGGCTCGTCATTAAATTCCTTCCTCGCCGGCGAACATCCTCACCGGACTGACGAATGACCAGCAGGCCGGCTAAAACAAAGCCGAACGATGACCAGGTGTTGGCGGGCTGCGCAATCACGCCGGGACGGATGGCTTCGCAAAAGCAATGATCCGGCATGCAGGAGGCCGGCTTCCAGCTGGACCATGAATAGTCGATAGAACCCAACGCCGCGGTGATGAAAAGGGTACTTAAAAAAACAATGAAAGGTGCGATAAAAAATCTTATTTTTTCCACGAAATTTTTTACCTCGATTTAAACGCGCAACGGCGATGCCGCGCCATATTGACAAAATCAAGGTAGAATTTTATGAATACGAAATTCATTTGCCACCTCGCTGCGTCGTTGTTTGCCGAATATTATGGCGCCTGACTCGCTTTGGGCGCAAGCAAAAACTTTTACCGTGAGAAAAGAAGACAGCCACGTCGGCTTCGCAATTTACAAATGGACGGTTTTCAAAGAGGAAGGCCGGTTCAAGGATTTTGCCGGCACGATTGTTTACGATCCGAAAAATCCTTCGGCCAGCCAGGTCGATTTCACGGTGCAGGCGAAGAGTATCGACAGCCGCGCCGATGGCTGTGACTGCGCTTTGCGCTCGAATGAGTTTTTTCATGATGATCGGCGCGGCCAGCAACGATCGGTCAACCAATTTTCTCAAACAGCCATCAAATATTAAGAACGATATTTGAAATGAAACATCTCACCGCTCCAGCTCCTGCCGCAAACGTTTCGTCATCACGCGCTCATAATACGCCGGAAAAAATCTGGAGATAAGATAAGCCAGCTTGCCAATCCGCGAGAGCACAAGGAGACGCTTGTTTTTCACAGCGGCGCGATAGATGGCGTCGGCGACGTGCTCGGGCGCGGCGATCTTGCCGGTGGTCGAGCGCGGATGCGTGGTGGGGCGGCCATCGCCGTCGAGCGCGTTCTTTTCTATGTTCGTCGCGGTGAAACCTGGACAGAC
It encodes:
- a CDS encoding ceramidase, with translation MPDHCFCEAIRPGVIAQPANTWSSFGFVLAGLLVIRQSGEDVRRRGRNLMTSQRAYPLLFGMNLIVIGLGSAFYHASLTFVGQFFDVMGMYLAAVFILLYNFSRLSALSARRFVLLYLSLNLILAFVLLEWPALRRYLFAMLVLFSLWPEYRVRAQKQREINGFFLHAAWWTLVAAFIIWVLDLTKILCNPHSWLQGHAV
- a CDS encoding YceI family protein, whose translation is MAPDSLWAQAKTFTVRKEDSHVGFAIYKWTVFKEEGRFKDFAGTIVYDPKNPSASQVDFTVQAKSIDSRADGCDCALRSNEFFHDDRRGQQRSVNQFSQTAIKY
- a CDS encoding transposase family protein, whose translation is MPDPKAPERNKRTCLAAFIDDFSRLVPHAEFYWDEKFPTLENTFKIAMLKRGVPESFHVDNGKVYSARRLEAVCASLGIRKISCQLDPPLHNRKVEVRYNPFGLSCVHIYYQGRFFQKARPAKISRWNFAAKARTTSTPPATPTGIKPLQQLATQHHAQKQEHAQQLVGVTARADEQTLTLPQFIHAIASALGKKAEAFHPREIEAMQTFFATYQPLRAGTVGIAMAKAVLAHGSQAQHIDVYLEAIKAGHLKWQNSV
- a CDS encoding PQQ-like beta-propeller repeat protein — protein: MKRSLKLIFIVVIFFNFSLAAQTENWPRWRGPHNDGTSMETGIASKWNKTEHVKWRLELPGAAPSTPIIWQDKIFLTSAEGSDLVLLSVNTAGKILWKKTLGSGNYQIRRDESNAASPSPSTDGKNVWVKLGTGLLACYDFEGKEIWRFNLQERYKPFSMYHGMSSSPLLDGDRLYLQLLHSNEQIVLALDKKTGREIWRHARQTDAREESMHSYASPFLYRSDKQEFLIVHGADYVTAHDLKDGREIWRCGGLNPPNNYNPFFRFVASPTASSGLIVVPSAKNGPVLGINPSGAKGDITNMPANFHWKLTQNTPDVPSPLIHDGLVYLCRENGVLICLDAKTGEQYYMERTHNQRHRASPVYADGKIYLTAADGVVTVVKAGKKFEMIAQNNIEERLSASPAISNGTIYLRSFDALYAIGGK